A single Lolium perenne isolate Kyuss_39 chromosome 6, Kyuss_2.0, whole genome shotgun sequence DNA region contains:
- the LOC127326538 gene encoding uncharacterized protein, with the protein MATCLRKVAVEEFRVTKGSRREAKDTWWWNDEVQKVIREKRDCFRCLYLDRSAANMDKYKVAKKAAKRAVSEARHRAYEDLYQRLNTKEGERDIYKMAKFRDRKTRDVNEVKCIKDGDDQLLVKDEAIKRRWRVYFDNLYNGEVESSTIELDDSFDDTSMCFV; encoded by the coding sequence ATGGCGACCTGCTTGCGGAAGGTCGCTGTAGAGGAGTTTAGGGTGACTAAGGGAAGTAGAAGGGAAGCTAAGGATACCTGGTGGTGGAACGATGAGGTCCAGAAGGTTATTAGGGAGAAAAGGGACTGTTTCAGATGCCTATATCTAGACAGGAGTGCAGCTAACATGGATAAGTACAAGGTGGCGAAGAAGGCTGCAAAGCGGGCGGTGAGTGAAGCAAGGCATCGGGCGTATGAGGACCTCTACCAACGTTTAAACACGAAGGAAGGCGAAAGGGACATCTATAAGATGGCCAAGTTTAGGGATAGGAAGACGAGGGATGTCAACGAAGTCAAATGCATCAAGGACGGAGATGATCAGCTTCTTGTGAAGGATGAGGCGATCAAGCGTAGATGGCGGGTGTACTTTGACAACCTTTACAATGGAGAGGTTGAGAGCTCTACCATTGAGCTAGACGACTCCTTTGATGATACCAGCATGTGCTTTGTGTGA